GCCTCTTGTTTCGAGAATAGTGCGAAATATTATTTCGACTTTACATACGTTTGAAATAAATGGCTCAAACAAAGAATaagcatcttttttttatgacaatcgtttattatatatacgaaaataaattagacaaaacgtattattaaatatatatatatatatatatatatatatatatatatatatatatataaaatagtattacAGTAAATAGAAGAGGAATAATTTGTTCATGATTGCTGCAAATCGTTTTCTTGCTGATCTTGTTTCAGAATAGCTGAATGCATAGCTTTCAGAAATTTGGGCAGTGTTATTTTGTTCGTAGATATATGAAGAGCATGCGCCAAAAATGGTATTTTTCGTAATGTACGACCAGTTAAGCCTTCACTCTCGCGGCTCAATTCTAACAGTTTTAGACTATTCTTAGTATCTGCATATTCTGAGTATCCAAGTACTTTTAACTGCGATATGTCATGTATCTCTTCTTTTTCCAAAATTCCAGTCTGAAACATACATGAAATAATATACAGTagtttaacttaaaattataaaataaattaaggaaTTAATACTTGAGtaaacaatttagtaatacCATAAATGTCCtatatcaaaaataactagtaaaTGAAATGTGTTAACTCTATATGtcactatatataattaatatttatatattaaaaatatttatgttattgcgtctcttaagattaaaaataagcATACATACCCTCATTAATTCCTTCAGGCACgaatgataaatattgtaaatagcAACTTCGGATGGATATCCGAGATACTGCTTGATGTCCGCTCGATCGACAAACGCAAGATCTATAGCTTCCGTCATGTTGCttgttgtcaaaattaaaacatttggaTATCGTTTTATTTGATCCAACTGTGTAAGTAGGGCGTTCACAACGCGTATAGAATCAGATGGTTCAGTTCCGTTGCTGCATAATTTACGTGCGTGAGCTAGTGACTCTACCTCGTCGATTAATATGCATATCAGTGCCTTTTCATCTTGAACCAAATTCTTTATTTCGTCGAACAATTTCATAACAAGTTTTCCACTCTGCAGCAAAACACAAGGTAATATCAACTTTAATATTGAATGATATAAAATGGTATATAATCTTGTTACCTAATTGTGAATGTTATTACTAATTAATATATAGATTCTCTTGAATTtgtttttacaacaaaatttcatCTTACATTTTATTGTCTTTCTTCTCAAGTGAGATAGAAatgaataatattcaaatacatACCTCTGAGAaccattttgaaaataagctGTGGCTATTGATCTCTATAAATTTTCCATGGGTAAAGCGATCTCCCATACGAATGACAGCTTTCTGAGAGAGAGCTTTGCACATACTAGTTTTGCCTGTACCTGGAGGACCGTGCAACAAAACCACTTTATTCCAGCttataatattagaatttaCAGCGTGATCAGAAAATAACATTGTAGTCTCCACGAAAcgtaataactaaaaaaaaatagaaaataaaatttaaaaatttgatattgcttATTTGCTAAATAGATCTTGAAAAATCAATTTGGGTtcttaaataacaagaaaaaataattatttgcccGAGAAGTGGTGGAAACATTGCAAGAAcaaattaatatagtaaaaaaataacattaaacgCATGTATAACCAACAATTTGAAAACTATGATTTTAGCTAAAATTGTACGTGTAAAGATTGCGCAGACTACTTTAGCACTATGCAGGATGATCCACGTGAAGATATAGTCCGCCTAGCATCCCTTGGCAGAGATCGGAATCCcacagtttgtcacttctgtgATATTCTGTGACTTCAAACCCTTTTCGCCGTGTGTGtacgaataatataaaaataagcgaATTCACAACTTGTTTGCACTTTTAGAATCTGATGATAAGTCTTCATTAAGATAATCATTGTAATCACTTTGTCATTTACTCGCTGATAAAACAAAAGATGGAAGTAATATTATTGAGCATACTTGTGAATGCAGGATGAGTCAACGTGTTCTTGAATATTGTTCTCAACACTTGTGGCTTTTCAGTAAagctcgataaaaaaaaaaaaatcattaaatgcCTGTTCAATTCCTCAATGATGACTTTAATAAAGAATCATTATCATCAGATTTTGAAAGTGTAAACGAGGTGTGaattcgtttattttttatattatacattcgcATGGACATGGCAGAGAAACTTTAAATTCACAAAATATCACATGAGCGACTGTGTACTAGATGGACTTTATGTGGTGCATCCTAAATAGTGCTAAAATAATCTGCAATCTTTACATGCTGTATGTACCCCAAGTTTTGGCTAACATCATAGTTTTCCAATTACTAACCGTACATACGGTTAATGTCATCTTTTACTATATTTAAGCTATTCTTGCAATGTTCTCACCACTtctcaaacaaataattattttttcttgttatttgaGGACCCAAACAttgatttttcaagttttatttagaAGTGCCTTGGGGGGCAAAATTGACACTTTTTTAACATCCTTCTTTCTCTACTAAATTTACtaacgttatttttaatatcacaaTCATAATACAGATTTTCCCACATGTAGTGAAATTCTTGTGCTGGTAATAACCAGTGAGCTGCAACTGGCAATTCGTCAGAGTCACATTTCATTGTTTCTATGGCAGCATCCTCTTGTGTCAgtctataaatgtaatatttaatggtAGCTCCACGAATTTTAAACTTTCCTctctgaaataaatatatacacatatttataatacaaatgcAATCTAtctgaaataaattgttaagaCTGATAATACCTCTGCATAGTCAGATGAGCATATCATAGATTCAACGTGatcttttataattgtattcGTAGCATCTTTACCATACAAAATAACATCAAGAGAAATCTCGTCCAATAATTGTAATTCGGCATTTACTCTCTCTTCAATTATGGTTTTtgataaaatactaaaataacaGAAAGATAAGAGCAAATTtagttttgctaaaatataaatcttttaaaattgattctttCAAAAACAGTTAAGTACAAAATTTAAGTGCTATTAAagttgattataattattaaatcattttaagtTTTAGACtgtcaatattataaaattattgtttcaacaATGTGAGTATtactttataagaaatatattcagcttttattttatatttccttcACTATTCACGTGGTAATTAATCTGATAAAGAGTATTTTACTTATCTTATCATAACAAtatctttcaatatttatattaaaacatgtcattttacaaaaaaaaggattaaacaCTCTAGTCTCTTTTAAGGTTATGAATGTAATGGTTATGATAATGAATAAGAACGATTCTAATTGAAAATCGAATAATACATTCACATGAGCCTGTCGACAAAATGTGTccaaacaatttaaataatggaGTAAATAATACCTGTTGGCATGTTGACATATTTCTACGTGTAACACGTTCTCCTCGTCCATCTCTACGAATGTTTATATGAATCTGACTGTAGGACAATTTATGAGACAAGATTCAAAACGATCACTAATGCCATATAACCAGATTTCGATAAACTCGCGTGTCTTTCTTTATCGAGAGATTAAACTCTGTTCTTTCTCAACACTTTATGTCGCTTTGTTTCGGTTTCAACTCGTGCCTCGTGTCGGATTCAAAATTTAAAGTCGTTGAGGCATGAATTGAAGAAAGCTAGAAGTCGCGAGAGAACAAAAATGCTCAGCAAATTCTAGACTGCGCAGATTCTAGAGTGCGCAATCATCGTGACGCTTTATCTGCCGTAGGTAATTCCATTACTAGA
The DNA window shown above is from Solenopsis invicta isolate M01_SB chromosome 10, UNIL_Sinv_3.0, whole genome shotgun sequence and carries:
- the LOC105197887 gene encoding pachytene checkpoint protein 2 homolog translates to MDEENVLHVEICQHANSILSKTIIEERVNAELQLLDEISLDVILYGKDATNTIIKDHVESMICSSDYAERGKFKIRGATIKYYIYRLTQEDAAIETMKCDSDELPVAAHWLLPAQEFHYMWENLYYDCDIKNNLLRFVETTMLFSDHAVNSNIISWNKVVLLHGPPGTGKTSMCKALSQKAVIRMGDRFTHGKFIEINSHSLFSKWFSESGKLVMKLFDEIKNLVQDEKALICILIDEVESLAHARKLCSNGTEPSDSIRVVNALLTQLDQIKRYPNVLILTTSNMTEAIDLAFVDRADIKQYLGYPSEVAIYNIYHSCLKELMRTGILEKEEIHDISQLKVLGYSEYADTKNSLKLLELSRESEGLTGRTLRKIPFLAHALHISTNKITLPKFLKAMHSAILKQDQQENDLQQS